The following are from one region of the Corylus avellana chromosome ca1, CavTom2PMs-1.0 genome:
- the LOC132167969 gene encoding uncharacterized protein LOC132167969 gives MGTCDPCNGLGFKYMVVRAVGFKGARLEIPNTVNCEVAALIEAALSLMISWIMLQRALEMPSILAYYGIFAARYYKFQTSQVHAHSMIYLKGWNTSKNICLYTRAIHLMLSKQLEFLLEFLLC, from the exons aTGGGAACTTGTGACCCCTGCAACGGCCTTGGATTCAAATACATG GTTGTACGAGCTGTTGGTTTTAAGGGTGCAAGGCTTGAGATTCCAAATACTGTAAATTGTGAAGTGGCTGCCTTGATTGAGGCAGCTCTCTCTCTAATGATCTCCTGGATTATGCTGCAGCGAGCCCTGGAAATGCCCTCCATTCTCGCATATTATGGAATTTTTGCAGCAAGATATTATAAATTTCAAACCTCACAAGTCCATGCACATTCCATGATTTATCTTAAGGGGTGGAACACTAGTAAGAATATATGTTTATACACGCGTGCCATTCATTTGATGCTCTCAAAGCAGCTGGAGTTCTTATTGGAGTTCTTATTGTGTTAA